In the genome of Marispirochaeta sp., one region contains:
- a CDS encoding fibronectin type III domain-containing protein, which produces MKLKNLNFLFVLVLMQLISCKDPSDSFHVVIIPKAPSGLSGTAESGTGVNLSWTDNADNEESFTVERSEDGGAFSSIVTGLAANTESYSDAGFGLDSDHSLVYRVYATNSVGDSGYSNTASVSYTAPLTVPDAPSGLSGTAEFGTGVNLSWTDNADNEESFTVERSEDGGAFSSIVTGLAANTESYSDTGFDTDENHSLEYRVYATNVIGDSGYSNEIEVSYTAPLTAPDAPSGLSGTAISGSGVTLGWTDNADNEESFTVERNLDGAGYVSIAAGLAADTESFTDSGFDLDSDHSLVYRVYATNSVGDSGYSNTASVSYTAPLTVPDAPSDLSGTAESGTGVTLSWTDNADNEESFTVERTLDGAGYVSIAAGLAADTESYSDTGFDLDSDHSLVYRVYATNSVGNSGYSNTASVSYTAPLTVPDAPSGLSGTVISGSGVNLSWTDNADNETSYTVERSEDGGTYSLIAALAADAVAYQDVDFVLTTDHNFSYRVYASNSAGDSDFSNENIVNYTAPGTPYLIINHNSIAEFDGLTSDQIEAAKKVLLIISGESHGRGYGYGLESLAGIDSTYSASTNWSGEAESYRSDALRWNRAFLDNSTWNTSMGEEDFWTNSAAVNDVKAGLEYIESNYTGKVIFGLGWCWDMTWHNSPTTTKDPVYSCGWAGSTVDGPDGDLPWGLDAGDSSITGNSLSLVGYLEAVEEYNTDAPGVITIFTTGPVDGNYNNELGYQRWLKHERIREYVQTNGGVLFDYADILSYDYTNNQRFTESWDGHNWHGINPSYDDSSYDGGDGGCHITEAACIQLAKGLWVMAAKIADWDS; this is translated from the coding sequence ATGAAATTAAAAAATCTGAACTTTTTATTCGTTCTTGTTTTGATGCAGCTCATTTCCTGTAAAGATCCCAGTGATTCTTTTCACGTGGTTATTATTCCGAAAGCTCCCAGCGGCTTGAGCGGAACAGCAGAGTCCGGAACCGGAGTGAACTTGAGCTGGACAGATAACGCGGACAATGAAGAAAGCTTTACGGTAGAACGAAGCGAAGACGGTGGAGCTTTTTCCTCAATTGTCACGGGACTGGCTGCGAACACAGAAAGCTACAGCGACGCGGGGTTTGGACTTGATTCTGACCACAGTCTGGTCTACCGGGTCTATGCGACAAACAGCGTCGGGGATTCCGGCTATTCGAATACAGCGAGCGTAAGCTACACAGCGCCCCTGACAGTGCCTGACGCTCCCAGCGGCTTGAGCGGAACAGCAGAGTTCGGAACCGGAGTGAACTTGAGCTGGACAGACAACGCGGACAATGAAGAAAGCTTTACGGTAGAACGAAGCGAAGACGGTGGAGCTTTTTCCTCAATTGTCACGGGACTGGCTGCGAACACAGAAAGCTACAGCGATACAGGGTTCGATACTGATGAGAATCACAGTCTGGAGTATCGAGTCTACGCGACCAATGTCATTGGCGATTCCGGCTATTCGAATGAGATTGAGGTCAGCTACACGGCACCGCTGACAGCACCTGACGCTCCGAGCGGCTTGAGCGGAACAGCAATATCCGGAAGCGGAGTAACCCTTGGCTGGACAGATAACGCGGACAATGAAGAGAGCTTTACTGTAGAACGGAACCTTGACGGAGCAGGGTATGTATCGATAGCCGCGGGACTTGCTGCGGATACAGAAAGCTTCACTGACAGTGGGTTTGATCTTGATTCTGATCACAGTCTGGTCTACCGGGTCTATGCTACAAACAGCGTCGGGGATTCCGGCTACTCGAATACCGCGAGCGTAAGCTACACAGCGCCCCTGACAGTGCCTGACGCCCCCAGTGACTTAAGCGGAACAGCAGAATCCGGAACTGGAGTAACCCTTAGCTGGACAGACAACGCGGACAATGAAGAGAGCTTTACGGTAGAACGGACCCTTGACGGAGCAGGGTATGTATCGATAGCCGCGGGACTTGCTGCGGACACGGAAAGCTACAGCGACACAGGGTTCGATCTTGATTCTGATCACAGTCTGGTCTACCGGGTCTATGCGACAAACAGCGTCGGGAATTCCGGCTACTCGAATACCGCGAGCGTAAGCTACACAGCGCCCCTGACAGTGCCTGACGCCCCCAGCGGCTTGAGCGGAACAGTAATCTCCGGAAGCGGAGTAAATCTTAGCTGGACAGACAACGCGGACAATGAAACAAGCTATACAGTAGAGCGAAGCGAAGACGGTGGAACGTATAGCTTGATTGCAGCGTTGGCTGCTGATGCGGTCGCATATCAGGATGTAGACTTTGTCCTTACTACTGATCATAATTTTAGTTACCGTGTATATGCTTCAAACAGTGCAGGTGATTCTGATTTTTCCAATGAAAATATAGTAAACTATACAGCACCTGGCACTCCTTATTTAATTATCAACCATAATTCTATTGCAGAATTTGACGGCCTCACTTCTGATCAGATTGAAGCGGCAAAAAAAGTGCTGCTAATTATCAGCGGAGAATCCCATGGTAGAGGATATGGTTACGGCTTGGAGTCTTTAGCGGGAATAGATAGTACATATAGCGCTTCAACCAATTGGAGTGGTGAAGCAGAAAGTTATAGATCCGACGCGTTGCGTTGGAACCGGGCATTTCTTGATAATTCCACTTGGAATACTTCTATGGGCGAAGAGGATTTCTGGACAAATTCAGCTGCTGTTAATGATGTAAAGGCAGGTCTTGAATATATAGAATCCAATTATACTGGAAAAGTAATTTTCGGTTTAGGCTGGTGTTGGGATATGACCTGGCATAACTCACCGACAACAACGAAGGATCCTGTATATAGTTGTGGCTGGGCCGGCAGCACTGTTGATGGGCCCGATGGAGATCTGCCTTGGGGCCTGGATGCCGGTGACAGTAGTATAACCGGAAACAGTCTCAGTCTCGTGGGGTATCTTGAAGCTGTTGAGGAATATAACACGGATGCACCCGGTGTAATTACAATATTTACAACTGGACCGGTTGACGGGAACTACAACAATGAACTCGGCTATCAGCGCTGGCTCAAACATGAAAGAATACGTGAATACGTGCAAACAAATGGTGGGGTCCTGTTCGATTATGCGGACATCCTCTCCTATGATTACACGAATAATCAGCGTTTCACAGAGAGTTGGGATGGACATAACTGGCACGGTATAAATCCTTCTTATGATGATTCCAGTTATGATGGTGGTGACGGCGGATGTCACATTACTGAAGCTGCCTGCATCCAGCTTGCCAAAGGACTCTGGGTAATGGCAGCTAAAATAGCCGATTGGGATTCCTGA